Part of the Chloroflexota bacterium genome is shown below.
TCGGCCCGCGCGGCGTCTCCCGCCTGCTCCAGCAGCACGGCGGCGCGGAGCAGGTCTTCGCCCGGGACGGTGGTCGCGGCGTCGGGCGCGTGGAGCAGGCGGCACATGTGCCCCGCCAGCGCCGCCAGCGACACGATGTCGTACAGGTTGTGGTAGAACACGCGGGCGATCTCGCGGGCGTCGCCCGTGCGCAGGTAGTCAAAGTATATCTGCGGCACCAGATACCCGGGCACGTCGGCCTGGTCGCGGTAGAAGCCCAAGATCGCCTTCTCCAGCGCGCTCAGTCGGCACGATTCCAGGCGCGACTTCCACAGTCTCCGCGCCGGAAACAGGAGGTCCAGATGGGGCGCATCGGCAAGGCGGGGCGGCATGCGGTTCATGATGAAGCGCGTGGTCAAGATGGGCAGGTCAAACCCGCGGCCGTTGAAACTCACGAGCCAGTCCATATCGTCCAGCCGCCGCGCCAGGGCAGCGAGCATGGCCGGCTCCTCGGGGAAGTCGCGCATGAAGTACTGCTCCACGCGCAAGGCGTCGTCCTCGTAGAACCCCAGCCCCACCATGAAGGCGACGGTGCCCGTGCCGCCGGCCAGGCCGATGGTCTCAATGTCCAGGAACGCGGCGCGGCGGTAGTCCATGTCGGCGATGGCGGGGTCGCGCGCCAACCGCGCCGGCACATCGCACGGACAGGCCAGCAGGTCGCCCAGGGTGGGCGCGCCGTGGGCATGATGGAGCGGAAACGTCTCCTCCACCAGGTAGAACGCCCCTGCCTCGTTTTCCACCACGCGCCCGGCCACCAGGTCTTCCACCGGGTAGCGGCGTCGGGCGGGCGGGGCGGGCTTCAGGTGCGCCGTCCCCTTGTGCACGCCCAGTGATCTCAGTTTGCGCAGACGGTCTTCCAAATCGGTCATTGGAGATCGGCCTTTGGCCATTAGCCGTTAGCCTTTGGCCGTTAGCCTCTAGCCTTTGGCTACCCAATCAGCCCCAACGTTGCGGCTCAACGCGAATGGCTAAAGGCTCTCGGCTAATGGCTCGCTTACGGAAACAGCGGCAGCAACAGGATGTCCACGAAATTGTACAGCACGTGAATGGCGATGCAGGTGGTGGTGTTCGCCCTGTTGCGGATGATACCCAACACGATGCCGATGAGCAAAACCTCCAGCGTGGCGGGGCTGAGGCCGTATTGCGTGTGCCCTGCGGTGAACAGGAGCGCCGTGATCCACAGGCCGAAGCGGGGCTGTACCGCGCCGCGGAACAGAATCTCCTCGCCGATGCCCGCCGACAGGCCGATGGCAGCCGCCTTGGCCACGCTCATCTCGCCGAACAAGCCCAGGCTCACCCGCCCGATGAAGTCGTACTGGTCCGGGTTCAAGGCATGCCACGCCACCGCCACGGCGTAGTCCAGCAGCAGGAATCCTGCCACCGCCCCAAGCGCGAAGCCCGCCTGCCTCCACGTGGGCCGGCGCAGGCCCAGGCGGCGCAGCGTGTCGCCCCACGCGCGGCGGATGGGCCAGCCCACGCCGAACACGCCGAACATCACCATCGCCAGGCCCGTCAGCAGCAGGTCGGCCAGCGTAGTTTCCAGCGGCAGCGCGGCCAGACCCTCCAGCCCGCCCACGAAGAGCACCTGGCCCACGCTTGCGCCAACGTAGTAGGCGGCGAAGGACAGCGCGACGACGCCGACGGGCGAGGCGGGGTTGGTGTCGGTGAAGCGGGCGATCCAGCGGCGCACCGGCGGCACAAGCGCGGCCAACCCTACCGCGCCCACCAGAAACAACACCGCCGCTATGCCCAGCAGGTTCGCGTTCAAGAAAACGAGGAGTTCCGGCGGCATGTACGCCTGCAATACATACGCGGCGGCGAAGACCAGGCTCCCCAGCAAACAGGCCGCGTCCATCAGCGCCAGCAGCGCGTACACCACGTACTTGACCGCCTGCTGTCGTTCGGCGTAGTTGGCCAGGAGCACCAGAAGCAGAAACGGGATGAACTGAAGAAAGGTTAGCATCGTGTTATCCTTGTCGGAATGACGTCAAGTTGCTCATCGACAGCCGGATTATACCCCAGGGCGCGCGCCGCCGCAAGCAAGCGGCAGCAATCTGGGCTCGGTTCCATTGTATTGGTGAGCCAGATGCGACGCACTTCCGGAAGTGCGTCGCGCCTTCGTCGCCAACAAAACACGGACCCGAGTCGCCGTCCGGCCGGCAAGACCGACCCGCGCACGGGTGGCGCGCCGCGACTTCGCCCCGCGCCATTTGACGCGCCCCGCAAATCGCGCATACAATGGGCCAGACCGTTGCGCGAGTGGGAATCATGCCGACCAACCTTCCCCCAGAGGCCCAGGAGGCCGAAAAGCGATACCGAGAGGCGAAGACGACCGAGGAGAAGATCGCCCGGCTGGAGGAGTTCATCGCCCTGATTCCCAAGCACAAGGGCACCGAGCACCTGGTGGGCGACCTGCGGCGCAAACTGTCCAAACTGCGCACCAGCCCCCAGGGGGCCAAGGCCGTCAGCCGCCGCGAGTCGGCCTATCGGATTGACC
Proteins encoded:
- a CDS encoding ribonuclease H-like domain-containing protein, whose translation is MTDLEDRLRKLRSLGVHKGTAHLKPAPPARRRYPVEDLVAGRVVENEAGAFYLVEETFPLHHAHGAPTLGDLLACPCDVPARLARDPAIADMDYRRAAFLDIETIGLAGGTGTVAFMVGLGFYEDDALRVEQYFMRDFPEEPAMLAALARRLDDMDWLVSFNGRGFDLPILTTRFIMNRMPPRLADAPHLDLLFPARRLWKSRLESCRLSALEKAILGFYRDQADVPGYLVPQIYFDYLRTGDAREIARVFYHNLYDIVSLAALAGHMCRLLHAPDAATTVPGEDLLRAAVLLEQAGDAARAEAAYRRAIASPLSPEAREEALHHLAVLLKRQGRRDEAREIWRTLAEARYGADVAALVELAKDCEHRQRDYAAALAYTEQALARVQAWPPGAQKTRALAELQRRAERVRRKTLAGGGAA
- a CDS encoding CPBP family intramembrane metalloprotease, which translates into the protein MLTFLQFIPFLLLVLLANYAERQQAVKYVVYALLALMDAACLLGSLVFAAAYVLQAYMPPELLVFLNANLLGIAAVLFLVGAVGLAALVPPVRRWIARFTDTNPASPVGVVALSFAAYYVGASVGQVLFVGGLEGLAALPLETTLADLLLTGLAMVMFGVFGVGWPIRRAWGDTLRRLGLRRPTWRQAGFALGAVAGFLLLDYAVAVAWHALNPDQYDFIGRVSLGLFGEMSVAKAAAIGLSAGIGEEILFRGAVQPRFGLWITALLFTAGHTQYGLSPATLEVLLIGIVLGIIRNRANTTTCIAIHVLYNFVDILLLPLFP